AGTGTCAAGACAGAATCAACTGAACCTCAGCCCGGTTTTAGGAGAAGGGATGAAACTATGGAGACCACGTGTTCTGGGTCATAGTCCCTCTGTGTGTGGCCCTTCAGTGTTTAAACACGAGCTGCTGTTTAGAGGGACATCTGGGGACCCACCTGGGATGGACAAATAGCGCCCAGGTAACTTGAAGTAAGCTGAGTTTTAAACACTGAAGGGTAAAAACACCAGCAGGGCCCAGTTGGTCACATGATCACACACCTACGCCCCTTCAGAAACCCTCGAGAACCAGCTGGTGATTGAACCCTCTCATTACAGGACTGGACAGTCATCGCCCCCCGACCCCCAACTTGAGGGAAAGTACTTTCTGTAAGGAATCGAGCGGTGGTACAGCTGAAGATGCTCCTCCCAGGGAAAAACAGGCCTCTGGCCTGAGCCACAGCTGCCTCAAGCAGGCTGTCCCCTCAGTCCACCAAGAAACACAGCACAGGCCCCATTTTCCCCTGGCGTCGCATCTTCAGCTTCACTTACACACACATGGAATtaatttcccctactttcttgtTGATAAACAACCTTTTAGCCCTTTCCCAGAAGCAGCCAAGCAAACAAGAAACACGCAGAGTGGGGCTCGGAAGGGCACGCTGTCTGCTAAGCCTCTCAGTCTGCTCTGTCAGACCCTTTAGCCGCTGAGCCTGCTCCCTCCGTGTGGGAGTGATGCGGGAAAAACCCAAAGAGAATCGGGTGATTCCGCCTTTACTGTGTATTGGGGCTTAATGATGAGTCACCGTCACTAGCTGAGTGCTTGTGGGCTGCCCTGCGCAGTGTGCAGTCTCTGTGGAAAGCTCTGAATGTAGCCCAGGAGAAAGGCCGTGGCCACATCACCGTCCTGCCGTATCTTATCTTAAAGCAACACCCGACATCACCGAGCACTCACCTGCACGTGACCGTCCCGTGCAGGAGGCCGGGGCTCTGCTGGGGAACGCGCTCGTTCTGCCAGTGCTTTTTCTTCCCCAAAAAAGGCAGCTGGCTCCCAGACACAGACAAGGAATTACAGAATGTCTCAACTGAGCATAAGCCTGTTGCTTTCCAACCAGATTATAAACCCATTCCTTCCTTCACTGCACTTTTTTTCATAGATTCAGAAGTGGTCTAGGATTCCAGAAACGTGAGTATCTCTGTCATGTCCCAAACGCTCACGCCGCCTGAGGAGCCTCCTGCCGGCAGACGCGGGCCTGGACAAAGCGGTCCCTGCCTAGAAGTCCTGAGACTGGGTGCTGTCCGAAGGCTGCAGGTTTGTACGGAGTTTGTACATGTGGTTGAGCGCTTGTGTGAGGAAAGCCCCGCTGGTGTTGATCTCCATCAGGGTCAAGTTATCCAGCTAAACGTGAGAGAAAACAGCTGGTTTAGTTTTTGATTTCAAGAAAGGTTAAACCTACTGGATAAAGAACCAGTGAGTGGTGATTTTCTGAAAGCCAACTAGGGCATCCGCTCCTGAGCCTCCCTGCCCGTTGTGCACACCTTGGCGTGTGCCTCCTGCTGCCTCACGAAGCTGTCAGCAGACACCCGGAACTTGGCTATGCGAGTGTCCCACACGTCCTTGATCAGGGTCCGGATCTCATCTGCTTTCGGGATGTTGTCCGAAGCGctaaaggaaggaaaggggagatAAGTCGCACAGGGAAGCACGCAGTAAATTAAGCCAACATCCGGGGAAAAGTGGCTTCTTCCTGAACACTGCTTAGATTTAGACAGAAATGCACAAGCTGTTCGAGGCTCAAAGTctgtttcacttttcagttttgaaatgtaAGGATTTCTAGCAGTTAACCTTGGTGCCAGGAAAATTCAGCCAGGAAGCTCACCGAGTCAGCTGTGCTCAAATTAACTGTCCCGGGCATCCTGCAGTACAAGGACTTCTGTTTATTCACCGAAAAAATTGAGGTATCGGAGTGGCAGCTCTGAGCTGGCCCTCCTCTGTCTAGGGGTAACTGGGTGCTCTGTGCTCTGTTCTGTACAATTCCCAGCTAGAACGCATCTTTCGAAGGCCGGCTCAGAGGTCATGCCTCTAACGCTAATACCCCAGGGCTCCAGCCCACCAGGGAAAGCAGACGAGGGCTGTGTGCCAGGCGCAGTCCTCTGCACTGCACGGCACTTCTATCCTCTCAGAAGCCCGTGAAGGACAGAGACCGTCCTGCTCTACAGAGACAACAAAGACACATTTgcaaaaattacaaaacaaaaagcaaataagCATAAGTAGCACACCCATACACGGCAAATTTGGGGTAAAAGTCTGGCCTGGAGTCCACGCAGGGCACTGAGAGCCTTCCTGTGACACATTTTTAAACTGGCCTTAGCCTCTAAAGGAAGGGACAAACTAAGACAAAAGCAGAGGCCAACGTCCTTCACCAGGCATCCTGGGATGAACTCCAGGGACTACAGGCTGGATGAGCCTCCACAGGCTACAATGAGCTCACGAGTGGAGACAGAGAGTCAGTGGCATAAAACTGATGTAGGAGATTTAAGACCCAAACTTTTGGATCTTACGGTCTGAACAGCAGGTGATGGAACAAAGGCCCGCAGCTCCTTGTGAACTGCACTGCAGAACAAAGGCCCCTTCTCTGAATGACTGACTCTAAGGAAACGGGCTTTTGATAGGAACTGTGTACATGATACCCTGAACTTCAAAACCTAAAGATGTGCAGACCTTCCCTCCGCTTCTGTATTCTCCTTTCTGAAGTCACTCCCCTCCAAGGCAGCCCTCTGGGTCCTCCAAATGACACCCTCTCCCACCCATGCCTGAACACCCTCCTGGGGACACAGCTTCCACTCCCCTGCCCTCAGCAGGCATACGGGTCCCACCAGCCCCGCTCCACAGCCCTGGGCTCTTCACCTTCTGTCCTGCCTACACCCTCTCCCCTAATACGTGTCCCTCCATCCTCCGAGGCACGGAGCCCTCCTCGGGCAGCACCAGGCGTGAGGGCTGCATCAGGCTGTTCTCCTAACAGACTGTCATACCACACCGGTAACAGGACCACGTCTCTGCCCCACAGAACCGGAACTCGGGCCTACAGGGGCAATGCCACTGCCTAGTGGGTCACTTAGCAAGTTGTACAAGGAGAGTGTTGTGAACTGCACAACTGCTGCCTCAGGTCAACTCAAAGACAAGCCCACGTGACGTAAGTCTCCACTTGAATCCGCAGTGCCATGCACGGGGTCCCAGCCCTCGCTGTTCTACAGCAGGCAGCAGGCCGCTTCCAACTTCCGTTCTGGACCTGCCCTTGAATTCACCAATTAAAAGGTGCTCAGCGTTTGAAAGGCTTGGCATTGTGCAGACGACATTCTAAGCTGCTCCTAAGCAACACTGTCTGTGCTTGCCTGCTTTCTCtgctgattcattcatttattgacaAACATGTGAGCACCAGGCACTGCTGAGGCACTAGACGGCCCCCACCCGTGAGAACAGGGCGCGGGGGCAGAGGAGCAGCCCAGGCAGACGGCGGTGAGAGGAGAGCAGCTGACGAGAGCTGCCCTGGAGACGGGGATGAGGACAGGCTTGCTTACCTGGGGGGAGGACCTGTGCTAAACCCAGGAGGAGGCGGGGACAGGGGACTCGCAGGGCAGAGGGACGGGGCAGTGGACATGCACACGTGTGCTCTGAGGACCTGGACCTTCTACTTACATGCAGAAGTGAGAGAGGCCAGCGTGAcccaggagagagaggaaggcctGCAGAGCTGTGAGACGAGGAAGAGGGGAGCCAGGCCATGCGGCGTGAACGCCACGAGTGGCACTGCAAGCCTGGAGAGGCTCCAGAGGGCAGGGGAGGCCCACGCAGCCTTCTCTGCAGAAGTGCCCTCTGGCTGAAGGAGAAGCCGACAGGGAGCCTGCCCAGGGGCCTTCCCATCCAGCTCAGGGGCCCTTCcctgtgcaggagatggaagCTCTCAGACACCCAGGCCCCAAGGAGAAAAGGGGTACAGGCTGACTAACATTGATTGCCGTGCAGGAAAAGCCACTGTTAGGGAGGGAGGGACTGAAATGGAGTCCAGTAACAAGCGGCGGTTAGGATGCAGAACAGAAAGAAGAAGGGGTTCACCAggagagggaaggacagaggaaaggaaaagaggaagcaggAGAGCCGGAGCCCAGTCAGCGTGTGCGCCTGATGCCTCCAGGCTGAGGGCTGGGGCGCAGCGGGGTCCAGGCCCGCCGGCTCCCCCAGGAACGCGCGGGGAGCTCCAACGCGGGCGGCTCGGGCTGTGGGCTCCGCGGAGCTACTCACTGATTTAACAGCAGTTTGGTGAGCTCCATGTAGTAAGGGCTGGGCATAGGCGTGAAAGTTCCTTCCTTTCGTTCATGATCTCGAATCTTCTCCAACTTTTCTGAAATTTAGAagtgaatacattttattatgaCCACAAgcaaaatatatgtttaaaaccTTCCAAATTTACcaagtgggtttcccaggtggcacagtggtaaagaacacacctgcccaAGTACTTACGTTACCTAGTCGATcaactaacagaaaaaaaaaaaaacacaccacatTTTGAAATATCATTTATTATCACTAACTAGATattacagggttgatttcctcaaACCTCTAAGTTTCGCTTAGAGAAGGTGGTTGATCTGGGTTATAGTTGTTGCTGGGCCTGCAGAGCACATGGCTGAGAACAGTCAGAGCCAGGTCTTTTCCTGGGGAGAGTGAAGTATTCTACCTTCTATGCAAGCGGACATGATAGTAACTAGTGACTGGCGAAGTTTCCTTCTTCACATCAAACCTTgtttaggacttccctgctggcacagtggataaggaCACACCCGCcaatgtgggtttggtccctggtcctgggagatcccacgtgccctggagcTAAGCtgagagcctgcgctctgcagcaagagaagccaccacagggaGAAGGCCGAGCACCGCCGCCAAGAGGAGTGcctgctggctgcaactagagaggaagcCTGCACGGCAgtgaagaccccgcacagccagATATTAAAACACAAACACTGCTCAGAAGAGAGCGAGACAACCTGCAACCAGGAGCGGCTTGAAAGCCCCAAGTCTGGAACCAAAGTGCTGAGTCCGACCCCATCCAGCAGGAACGTCGCACACCGGCCTCCCCCGTCCTTCCCCCTGGCTGAGAAACCCCAGTCCTGAACCAGGCTGCCGCTGTGGCGAAGGCACGCACACGCCACTCTGCCGTGGGGTCTCCTCTGAAATGACTACCCACCTATCCCCAGGGCCCCTGTGGCCCACCCCCTGCCATCCTtgcccaccctctccagccttctcCCCGCACACTCCCACACCCCGAGGGGTGTGCTGGAACCTCTCTCACTGCACGGATCGCGGCGTAGCAGCTGTCCTCACTGCTGAGTGAGCCCTCCTCACTCTCCAGTCCGTCAACCTCCACGCAGCACCTTCCgtcttaaaaagaaaactctccTCTGACTCCCCAAAGTCAACGCCCCCCTCCCAGTCTAGCCCAGGCTGGCCCCAGTCTCGGGAAACAGCACCCCCAGCTCCGCCAGCAGCTCCGGTGGGCACCCTCACTTCTCTCTGATCCCATGGCCTGTCCCGCAGCAAACCCTGCCCATCCTGTCTTCAAAACACACCTGGACCCCAACCATGTCTGCCCACCTCCATCAACCCAGTGGTCAGGCCACCCTGAGCTCCTGTTTGTGACCCCGCATGCCCTCTCTCCATACTTGTCTTCCCCACACCACAGACCAACTCTCCCTTTTTACATCTACCTCAGAGGATGAGACACCTCTGTCTGATGTCTGAAGCAGAGACCGACAACAACCAGTGTGGCCCGGGGTGGAATAGCAGCAGCTCGTGCATCTCTGCTGGGTCACAAGAGCGGCTCAACCATGCTGCAGGGCTGCTGAGCGGCTCCTCTGAGAGTGAGCAGTCTGCCCTGTGAGCTGGCAGTTCCAGGGCTCTAGGCATTTATTTgcccaagagaaataaagacaaagacgtacaaaagactcagacacgactgttCACAAAGCAGCCTTGGTCACAATAGCCTAAAACGGGGAACAACCCAAACATCCACCAGCAGAAGCATGCAGACAAGCTGTGGAATACTTACACAATGAGTGAAACATTATTCAGGATAAAAGAATAAGGTAACAACACATGCAACAACAGGGGCAATGAATCTCAAGAACATTATGCTGAATTAAAGAAGTCAGAGCACGGACTCCCCTGGGGGTCTggtgacaaagatgccacactcCCAGTGCCGGGGTCCTaggttagatcccacatgccagaactaAAGAGTTCACACACTACggctgagacccagtgcagccaaataaatacttaaaagaagCGAGAGCAAAAACTGACATGCTAGATGATTCCATTTGTACGCTATCCAAGAACAGGCAGAACCAATCCACAGTGGCGAAAGCAGCAGCGGGCCCCTCGTAGACTGATGAGTGATGCCCACTCCTGTCCCCACAGCATGGCCCAGGCCCGTGAGAAGGCCCAGAGTAACTCTCCCCACACCTTCCCGCTGACTCGGGGCTCCCACCAGACAGGTTCCTGCCCCACATCACCTGGGGTTCGAATAGGCTGGAAAGGGAAGTGCCAATAGAACCAGGACCTTGGTGTGTGGGGAGCcgtcggggtggggtgggggggtccctgcttgaataaaacaacaacaagtcCTCAAAGCCTAACAAACTTGAGTTTCCTGTCATGCTTCTGGACCACCAGCTTCACACACCCCTTCGGGATATGGACTAAAGACAAAATGCTCACACAGTCTTTCTTAACCTATATTTGAGTCACACCTGGCTCCAAGTGTCCAAGCTTCTAGGAGGCAGGGGCCCCTGGGTGATTCCCAAAGGGAAAGGGACAGTCAAACTCATTCAGAGGCTTTTCAGATTCTATACTCCCCCAAACCCAACCCTAAATAAATTTGAGATTCTTCTCTGTAATGAGCCATTCATATCTCCAAGGTGAGGAAAAGCCTGCAAAAGTGTGGGATAAAGACAGACAGCCTCTTTGACTCAgtatttcccttttttattttttacaccaCCTTCATACTGAGGCATAATCAACATATCATGCGATTCACCCATTCAGTGGTTTCTGACATGGTCACAGAGTTGTGCACCCATCACTTCAATCGACTTTACAATATCTTCACCACCCCAAAAGGAACCCCATAATCTTTCCATCACCCACTCACACCTCCatccctaggcaaccactaatttcCCTTGTCTTTATGGATCTGCCTGCTCAGGACAATTCatcatataaatagaataatacaATATTTAGTCTTCGTGTCTGTGCAGCTGATGGTGGAGACAAGATGGCGGAGTAGAGAGACGTGAGCTCACCTCTTCATATGAAGACACCAAAACCACAGCTAAgtgctgaacaaccatcgacaaAAAAAATGCTGGGACCTACCAAAACAGGTACCCTGCATCCAAAGACGAAGCAGGAGCCACATGAGGTGGCAGGTGGGCTGCAGCTGACATGAAACCTACTACCACATCCATCAGGTGGGCAGCCTACCAACTGGAAAGTAATTACATCCCAGAGGTTCTTCCACAGGAGAGAAAGTCCTGAGCCCCAGTCATACTCCCCTTCCTGGGGGTCTAGCAACTAGAGGAGGAGCCCCCAGAGCATCTGGTTTTGAAGGCAAGCAGGAACTGATCGCAGGAACTCGACAGAACGGGGGGAAACTGAAACTCCACTCTTGGACGGTGCACACCAGGAACGAGGGGGAAAAGCAGTAACCTCGTAGAAACTTAGACCAGACTACCTGCTGATACTGGAGGCTGGGGCCCTCATTATACTCAAAAGTTGTTGCAccgcaaaggaaaccataaagaaaaagaaaagccacggatgggagaaaataactgcaaatgaagTGACCTACAAGGGCTttatctccaaaatttacaaacaaatcatacaactcaacaacaacaaaacaatccaatcaaaatgGGCAGAGTGCTTCCCCACTGGctcggtggtaaaaaaaaaaaaaaaacaaaccacctgccaaagcaggagacataggactgatacctggtctgggaagaacACACACGCCCTGAAGCTCAGGCGTgcacagcaactactgagcctgtgctccagagcctgggaacgGCGAtggctgagcccatgtgctgcaaccagGAAACCGCAGGCTCCCAAGCCCGGGCTCCACAATAAGGAGTCACTGCAAGGAGGAGCCCATCGCCACCACCGGACAGCAGCCCCGGCTGCCTCCAAGTAGAGAAGAGCCGAGCAGCAGagtagacccagcacagccaacataagtaagctatttttaaaaaatgggcagaagacctaaacaggtaTTTCTCCGAACATGACACAGAgggcaaaaagcacatgaaaagatgcttaattactgtcgctgttgttcagtcgctcagtcgtgtccaactctctgcaaacccatggaccacagaaatgcaagtcaaacctacaatgagacatcacctcacaccagcaagaatcagttcagttcagtcgctcagtcatgtccgactctttgcgaccccatgaatggcagcacgccaggcttccttgtccatcaccaactcccggagttcactcaaactcatgtccatcaagtcggtgatgccatccagccatctcatcctctgtcgtccccttctcctcctgcccccaatccctcccagcatcagagtcttttccaatgagtcaactcttctcatgaggtggccaaagtactggagtttcagctttagcatcattccttccaaagaacacccagggctgatctttagaatggactggttggacctccttgcagtccaagggactctcaagagtcttctccaacaccacagttcaaaagcatcaattcttcggcattcagccagtcagaatagccatcatcaaaaagcctacaaacaataaattagtGTAGCCACTGTGAACGGCAACAGCATGGAGattagttaaaaaattaaaactagagctagcatatgatccaggaatcccaATCCTGgtcatgtatctggagaaaaccatggttCCAAGGGTTACATGCAGGCcagcgttcactgcagcactgcttacagcccccaggacatggaagcaagccaAGTGTGCATCGACAGAccagtggataaagaagacaagGTGCATACGCACAACAGAGTATCCTCAGCCCTTAAAAAGAACAACATCTGCACCAACGCGGACGAACCTGGGGATTATCATACTATGTAAGCTAACCACACAGAGAAAGACGAATACCATATGATATGGTTTATATGTGAAGTCTAAAACGAAACAATACcagtgaatttatttacaaaattgaaacagactcacaaaaaaCAATGATTAGCAAAAAGGAACAGAGGacgggagggataaattgagagtggggaaaatgacacacacacacacacaactatatataaaataaataaccaacaaggaccaactgtataacacagggaactctgctcactaTTCTGCAATAACTGAAATGGGAAAGGAATGCGAAAAAGGTAGATACAGGTATATATACAACTgacagccaactttttcactctcctctttcactttcatcaagaggctttttagctcctcttcactttctgccatagggtggtgtcatctgcatatctgaggttattgatatttctcccggcaatcttgattccaccttgtgtttcttccagtccagcatttctcatgatgtactctgcatagacgttaaataagcagggtgacaatatacagccttgatgtactccttttcctgtttggaaccagtctgttgttccatgtccagttctaactgttgcttcctgacctccatacaggtttctcaagaggcaggtcaggtggtctggtatcctcatctcttgaggaattttccatagtttgttgtgatccacacagtcaaaggctttggcatagtcaataaagcagaagtagatgtttttctggaactctcttgctttttccatgattcagcagatgctggcaattcattcagaaaactaagatcatggcatctggtcccatcacttcatgggaaatagatggggaaacagtggaaacagtgtcagactttatttttggggggctccaaaagcactgcagatggtgactgcagccatgaaattaaaagacacttactccttggaaggaaagttatgaccaacctagatagcatattcaaaagcagagacactactttgccaaaaaaggtccatctagtcgaggctatggtttttccagtggtcatgtatggatgtgagagttggactgtgaagaaggctgagcgccgaagaattgatgcttttgaactgtggtgttggagaagactctcgagagtcccttggactggaaggagatccaaccagtccattctgaaggagatcagccc
The genomic region above belongs to Budorcas taxicolor isolate Tak-1 chromosome 18, Takin1.1, whole genome shotgun sequence and contains:
- the GINS2 gene encoding DNA replication complex GINS protein PSF2, yielding MDAAEVEFLAEKELVTIIPNFSLDKIYLIGGDLGPFNPGLPVQVPLWLAVNLKQRQKCRLLPPEWMDVEKLEKIRDHERKEGTFTPMPSPYYMELTKLLLNHASDNIPKADEIRTLIKDVWDTRIAKFRVSADSFVRQQEAHAKLDNLTLMEINTSGAFLTQALNHMYKLRTNLQPSDSTQSQDF